Proteins encoded by one window of Ictidomys tridecemlineatus isolate mIctTri1 chromosome 7, mIctTri1.hap1, whole genome shotgun sequence:
- the Scrn3 gene encoding secernin-3 isoform X3 produces MEPYSCDTFVALPPATIDKRIIFGKNSDRLCDEVQEVVYFPAAVHDNREPLKCTYIEIDQVPETYAVVLSRPAWLWGAEMGANEHGVCIGNEAVWGREEVCDEEALLGMDLVRLGLERADTAEKALKVIVDLLEKYGQGGNCTEGRMEFSYHNSFLIADRNEAWILETAGKHWAAEKVKEGVRNISNQLSITTKIDQEHPDMRNYAKQKGWWDGKKEFDFAATYSYLDTAKMMTSSGRYCEGYKLLNKHKVSLLNIPAFTQELLGNTLYPNHNNYIR; encoded by the exons ATGGAGCCCTATTCCTGTGATACATTTGTGGCATTACCCCCAGCAACAATTGATAAGAggattatttttggaaaaaattcaGACAGACTCTGTGATGAAGTACAAGAGGTAGTTTATTTTCCTGCTGCAGTTCATGATAACAGAGAACCTCTTAAG tgtaCTTATATAGAAATTGATCAAGTTCCGGAAACATATGCTGTTGTCCTTAGTCGCCCTGCTTGGTTGTGGGGGGCAGAAATGGGAGCCAATGAGCATGGAGTTTGCATTGGGAATGAAGCTGTATGGGGAAGAGAAGAAGTTTGTGATGAAGAAGCACTACTGGGCATGGACCTTGTCAG acttGGCCTTGAAAGAGCTGACACAGCTGAAAAAGCCCTCAAGGTCATTGTTGATTTGTTAGAGAAATATGGCCAGGGTGGAAACTGTACAGAGGGCAGGATGGAATTTAGTTATCACAACAGTTTCCTGATAGCTGATAGGAATGAAGCCTGGATTCTGGAGACTGCAGGGAAGCATTGGGCAGCAGAAAAAGTAAAAG aaGGAGTTCGTAATATTTCTAATCAGCTTTCTATAACAACCAAGATTGACCAAGAACACCCAGACATGAGAAACTATGCTAAGCAGAAAGGATGGTGGGATGGTAAAAAGGAATTTGATTTTGCTGCAACATATTCTTATCTTGACACAGCCAAGATGATGACTTCATCAGGCAGATACTGTGAGGGCTACAAGCTTCTGAATAAACACAAAG